From a single Brassica napus cultivar Da-Ae chromosome C9, Da-Ae, whole genome shotgun sequence genomic region:
- the LOC106403937 gene encoding uncharacterized protein LOC106403937, whose amino-acid sequence MEVLCVCGQWRSKDGFQWEFHVDLNRNASFISIEEDLQFEDLMKIVSEDFKEEVIGLSYGMSLDIKSTVEGFPPISVENTRHLRSFIGKSRSFDGTCRLCVKVNADSASCNNQASDTFASPVSTVQREIQVHTDPASCNRQTSDTFASPIPVPLNAIPVFCSTVQREKQRLLYEGVSTVPLNSLPDFSPVHIGLSPTTRGAGDIKVNRYFKTKGELMLRMKKWALEWKFEYKTVSSNKSRVLLSCVDDNCTWRMRATKLPLSDFFVVKKYVHEHTCDTTHRNANHRQASAKLLGSLICSNYGEKKEGLKPKQIIEQVRILHGVHINYKQAWRVKEEAQFLVRGTPEDSYYNLSRWLYKVTETNPGSLTYQQVDAAGKFKYAFVAFGPSIRGFSLMRKVIAVDGTFLKGKFNGTLLAACAQDGDYHLYPLAFAVVDAENGASWKWFFRGLSQMIPNASDLVFVSDRANSIASALEDVYPLSHHGICRIHLLRNITPTYSKTGLLPLVESAADAYTCHEFWLIFKDIKDKCPELAKYLEDSDIRKWARCFAPANRYNIMTTNIAESLNSMLKLPRELPLISLLETIRLTLTTWFFERRETAAKHKHLVTPKVVQKLVSRFGAAMVLNVYQVDQNEFEVKDETMKYVFDLEKRHCTCNVFDIDKIPCIHAIAAAKYIKRDENRYVDTSHLTETWAKAYAESIHPGGE is encoded by the exons ATGGAAGTTCTTTGCGTCTGTGGACAATGGAGGTCAAAAGATGGATTCCAGTGGGAGTTTCATGTCGATTTGAACAGGAATGCATCTTTCATTTCCATAGAAGAAGATCTTCAATTTGAAGATTTGATGAAGATTGTCTCTGAAGATTTTAAAGAGGAAGTGATTGGTTTGAGTTATGGGATGTCGCTTGACATCAAAAGCACTGTTGAAGGTTTCCCTCCCATCTCCGTTGAAAACACTCGCCATCTCAGAAGCTTTATTGGGAAGAGTAGATCATTTGATGGAACCTGTCGGTTGTGTGTTAag GTTAATGCTGATTCAGCTAGCTGTAACaatcaagcttctgatacatttgcttcGCCTGTTTCTACTGTTCAGAGAGAAATACAG GTTCATACTGATCCAGCAAGCTGTAACAGGCAAACTAGTGATACATTTGCTTCTCCTATTCCTGTTCCATTGAATGCCATTCCAGTGTTTTGTTCTACTGTGCAGAGAGAAAAACAG CGTCTTCTTTATGAAGGTGTTTCTACAGTTCCTCTGAATTCTCTTCCGGATTTTAGTCCTGTCCATATTGGACTTTCACCAACAACGAGAGGAGCTGGTGATATTAAGGTGAATAGATATTTTAAGACCAAGGGAGAGTtgatgttgaggatgaagaaatgggcTTTAGAGTGGAAGTTTGAGTACAAGACTGTCTCTTCTAACAAGTCAAGAGTGTTATTGAGTTGTGTTGATGACAATTGCACGTGGAGGATGCGTGCTACTAAGCTACCTCTTTCAGACTTTTTCGTTGTTAAAAAGTATGTTCATGAGCATACATGCGATACAACACACAGGAATGCCAACCACAGACAAGCATCTGCAAAGTTGTTGGGTTCTTTGATTTGCAGCAATTATGGAGAAAAGAAGGAAGGTCTCAAACCGAAACAGATCATTGAACAGGTCAGGATCCTGCATGGCGTTCACATCAATTACAAACAAGCTTGGAGAGTGAAAGAAGAAGCTCAGTTCTTGGTTAGAGGGACTCCTGAAGACAGCTATTACAATTTGTCTAGGTGGTTGTACAAAGTCACAGAGACAAACCCTGGTTCGTTAACTTATCAACAAGTGGATGCTGCTGGAAAGTTCAAGTATGCATTTGTGGCTTTTGGTCCATCGATAAGGGGATTCTCATTGATGAGGAAAGTTATTGCAGTAGATGGTACATTTCTGAAGGGAAAATTCAATGGGACTTTATTGGCAGCTTGTGCTCAAGATGGGGATTATCATCTATATCCTCTGGCCTTTGCAGTGGTTGACGCAGAAAATGGCGCCTCTTGGAAATGGTTCTTTAGAGGTTTGAGCCAGATGATCCCGAACGCTTCGGATCTTGTTTTTGTATCAGACAGGGCTAACTCCATTGCTTCAGCGTTGGAGGATGTTTATCCCTTATCTCACCATGGAATCTGCAGGATCCATCTGCTCCGCAACATCACTCCTACATATTCGAAGACTGGTCTGTTACCTCTGGTGGAAAGCGCTGCTGATGCTTACACGTGTCACGAGTTCTGGTTAATCTTCAAGGACATAAAGGATAAATGTCCTGAATTGGCCAAGTATCTGGAAGATTCGGATATTAGGAAGTGGGCACGATGCTTTGCGCCTGCGAACAGGTACAATATCATGACTACCAACATTGCAGAGTCTCTCAATTCTATGTTGAAGCTGCCTCGTGAGTTGCCACTGATCTCTCTCCTTGAGACGATCAGATTGACACTCACCACTTGGTTTTTTGAGCGACGCGAAACGGCTGCGAAACATAAGCACCTGGTTACTCCAAAAGTTGTGCAGAAGTTGGTATCCAGGTTTGGGGCTGCAATGGTGCTGAATGTGTATCAAGTTGATCAAAACGAGTTTGaggtgaaggatgaaactatgaaGTATGTTTTTGATTTGGAGAAACGGCATTGCACTTGTAATGTTTTCGACATTGACAAGATCCCCTGCATTCATGCAATTGCTGCTGCTAAGTATATTAAGAGAGATGAAAACCGTTACGTCGATACTTCTCACTTGACAGAAACGTGGGCTAAAGCCTATGCCGAAAGCATACACCCTGGTGGAGAGTAG